From a single Nostoc edaphicum CCNP1411 genomic region:
- a CDS encoding HNH endonuclease, whose amino-acid sequence MSKTPRIRIPPEVKTYVFQRDKYQCQSCGKTTVETNLSIDHIIPLARGGQNDISNLQTLCFTCNQQKTDKIDPRFRRYFEL is encoded by the coding sequence ATGAGCAAAACTCCCCGCATTCGTATCCCACCGGAAGTAAAAACTTATGTTTTTCAACGTGACAAATATCAATGCCAAAGCTGCGGTAAAACCACTGTAGAAACTAACCTTAGCATTGACCATATCATTCCCCTTGCCCGTGGTGGTCAAAACGATATCAGCAATCTCCAAACTCTTTGTTTTACCTGCAATCAGCAGAAAACAGACAAAATTGATCCTCGTTTCCGGCGATATTTTGAGCTTTAG
- a CDS encoding Ycf66 family protein, with protein MLAFVLALVVGFGSLAIYIAAFFFPEIHRKNDFIWSGVGLFYALVLWVFAPRITGGLLLGHVASVALLVWFGWQTLSLRRQLTPQAQQTQVPSPETVKTGIQEQVNKLSLQERLGQLQQGLGNTFSGVKDKVQQTVSKKTPTTPKPEDIISVISEQPTVEIIDKTIVIPEQPVEEIVTTDTEVKTESVPEAIPPHPPSPELVEAAQADLEIEDKQPIPVEEIAPDAVLAPPAEPPSEQIPPNQSS; from the coding sequence ATGCTGGCATTTGTCCTAGCTTTGGTGGTCGGTTTTGGTAGTTTAGCCATTTACATAGCAGCTTTCTTTTTTCCAGAAATCCACCGCAAGAATGATTTTATCTGGAGTGGTGTAGGACTGTTCTATGCCTTAGTTTTATGGGTGTTTGCACCACGCATTACTGGGGGTTTGTTGCTGGGTCATGTGGCTAGTGTGGCTCTTTTGGTCTGGTTTGGCTGGCAAACTCTATCATTACGTCGCCAATTGACCCCCCAAGCACAACAAACTCAAGTACCCAGTCCTGAGACGGTGAAAACTGGCATTCAGGAACAGGTAAATAAGTTGTCCCTTCAGGAACGGCTGGGTCAGTTGCAGCAGGGTCTTGGTAATACCTTCAGTGGCGTGAAAGACAAGGTGCAACAGACTGTAAGTAAAAAAACACCCACAACCCCCAAACCTGAAGATATTATCTCTGTAATATCAGAGCAACCTACTGTTGAGATTATCGACAAAACTATTGTCATACCAGAACAACCAGTAGAGGAGATAGTTACTACTGACACTGAAGTAAAAACTGAGAGTGTACCGGAAGCGATTCCACCACATCCCCCATCTCCTGAATTGGTGGAAGCAGCGCAAGCAGATTTAGAAATTGAGGATAAGCAACCAATTCCCGTAGAAGAAATTGCGCCGGATGCGGTACTCGCTCCCCCAGCGGAACCGCCATCTGAACAAATACCGCCTAATCAAAGTAGTTGA
- a CDS encoding caspase, EACC1-associated type, translating into MAKVALLIGISEYKPGLNPLPSAVKDVEAMRRVLVNPEMGDFAEADVTVLKNPQRQEMEDAIYNLYAHRQKDDLLLLYFSGHGVTVESGDFYFSTSITRKNQGKLIPTSSVAATNVHSWMNQSNSRRLVVILDCCFSGAFAKGWTPKDTAIIDLQQHLGGEGRAILTASTSTQYAFESDGLELSVYTHYLVEGIEKGAADIDGDGLIAVDELHRYAKSKVQEASPAMTPEFYPFKDGYRIFLAKSPKDDPTLKYRKEFDNIALEDEGDISVGNRFYLDELRNNLRLSLSEADAIEFEVLEPYRQRQQKLQRYEQALSQIKQYPLTNKDRNGLKRLQNILNLRDEDIQPIEQRVLAPKQIEYERQQRGAEILRLEQETAENQRREAELQERLKRKSGIQTQPFEFDTATLTPKSAGFLGMGKKTYEINRSRGRAEFFAENLGNGVVMEMVAIPGGKFIMGSPESESERGTWESPQHTVTIQPFFMGKFTVTQSQWKAVAALPKVNIDLNPDPFNFKGDNRPVEQVSWDDVIEFCARLSKKTEKTYRLPSEAEWEYACRAGTTTPFYFGETITTDLANYRGIDWDIAGTVYPGNYAQGPKGIYREQTTDVGKFPANPFGLFDMHGNIWEWCQDEWHENYNGAPKDGSAWLVDNDNQKLLRGGSWRESPRVCRSAFRYYRPRVNRYDRVGFRVVLVRGGT; encoded by the coding sequence ATGGCAAAAGTCGCACTGTTGATAGGGATTAGTGAATATAAACCAGGATTAAACCCCCTACCAAGCGCTGTTAAAGATGTCGAGGCGATGCGGCGAGTTTTGGTAAACCCAGAAATGGGTGATTTTGCTGAGGCGGATGTCACGGTGCTGAAAAATCCCCAACGGCAGGAGATGGAAGATGCTATTTATAACTTGTATGCCCATCGTCAGAAAGATGACTTGCTGCTTTTATACTTTTCTGGTCATGGCGTGACAGTCGAAAGTGGTGATTTTTACTTCTCGACTTCCATCACGCGGAAAAATCAGGGAAAATTAATCCCTACTTCATCTGTAGCAGCCACAAATGTACATAGTTGGATGAACCAGAGCAATTCCAGGCGACTGGTAGTAATTTTAGATTGCTGCTTTAGTGGTGCTTTTGCCAAGGGTTGGACTCCTAAAGATACTGCTATCATTGACCTGCAACAGCATTTAGGAGGCGAGGGAAGGGCAATTCTCACTGCTTCTACTTCTACACAATATGCTTTTGAGTCCGATGGCTTGGAACTTTCAGTTTACACTCACTACCTGGTAGAAGGAATTGAGAAAGGTGCAGCTGATATAGACGGGGATGGCTTGATTGCGGTAGATGAGTTGCATAGGTATGCGAAAAGCAAAGTGCAAGAAGCATCCCCCGCTATGACACCAGAATTTTATCCTTTTAAAGATGGTTATCGGATTTTTCTGGCAAAGTCGCCCAAGGATGACCCCACCCTGAAATATCGCAAGGAATTTGATAATATTGCCCTTGAGGATGAAGGAGATATTTCTGTAGGCAACCGCTTTTATCTGGATGAGTTGCGGAATAATCTAAGGTTATCTCTTAGTGAGGCTGATGCAATTGAGTTTGAGGTTTTGGAACCTTATCGCCAGCGCCAGCAAAAATTGCAGCGTTATGAGCAAGCTTTATCTCAGATAAAACAATATCCACTCACTAACAAAGACCGCAATGGCTTAAAACGCTTACAAAATATATTGAATCTTCGGGATGAAGATATACAACCAATTGAACAACGAGTGCTAGCCCCAAAACAAATAGAATATGAGCGCCAGCAACGGGGAGCAGAAATATTACGCCTAGAACAAGAAACAGCGGAAAATCAAAGACGGGAAGCAGAATTACAAGAACGACTAAAAAGGAAATCAGGTATTCAAACTCAGCCTTTTGAGTTTGACACCGCCACCCTAACCCCCAAATCAGCAGGATTTTTGGGTATGGGGAAAAAAACCTATGAAATTAACCGTAGCCGTGGACGCGCCGAGTTTTTTGCTGAAAACTTAGGTAATGGCGTAGTTATGGAAATGGTTGCAATTCCTGGTGGTAAATTTATCATGGGTTCGCCGGAGAGTGAGTCAGAAAGAGGTACCTGGGAAAGTCCACAGCACACCGTTACCATTCAACCCTTTTTCATGGGGAAATTTACAGTAACTCAGAGTCAATGGAAAGCCGTTGCTGCCTTACCCAAGGTTAATATTGATTTAAATCCCGACCCATTCAATTTTAAAGGTGATAATCGACCTGTTGAACAGGTTTCTTGGGATGATGTAATTGAGTTTTGCGCTCGACTATCTAAAAAGACTGAGAAAACCTATCGCTTACCCAGTGAGGCAGAATGGGAATATGCTTGTCGGGCGGGAACGACTACGCCGTTTTATTTTGGCGAAACGATTACAACTGATTTAGCGAATTATCGGGGGATAGACTGGGATATTGCGGGAACAGTATACCCAGGTAATTATGCTCAGGGGCCAAAGGGCATATATCGTGAGCAAACAACAGATGTGGGAAAATTTCCTGCTAACCCCTTTGGTTTATTTGATATGCATGGTAATATTTGGGAATGGTGTCAGGATGAGTGGCACGAAAATTATAACGGAGCGCCAAAAGACGGAAGCGCTTGGTTAGTTGATAATGATAATCAAAAGCTGCTGCGTGGTGGTTCGTGGCGCGAATCTCCCAGGGTTTGCCGCTCGGCGTTTCGCTACTATCGCCCGCGTGTCAATCGGTACGACCGCGTGGGTTTTCGGGTTGTGTTGGTTCGTGGCGGGACTTAG
- a CDS encoding serine/threonine-protein kinase has protein sequence MSYCLNPHCPKPENPDHVNFCVTCGSKLLLKERYRAIKPIGQGGFGKTFLAVDEDKPSKPRCVIKQFYPQSQGTNTLAKAVELFNQEAVQLDELGKHPQIPELLAYFTQENRQYLVQEFIDGQNLAQELAHRGAFSEIQIWQLLSDLLPVLQFCHTRHVIHRDIKPENIILRESDRKLVLVDFGAAKSATGTALNRTGTSIGSPEYVAPEQMRGRAIFASDIYSLGATCINLLTVRSPFDSYDTNNDTWVWQQYLQTPISNQLNRILNKMLESIPIRRYQTVDEVLKDLNQKSQLAATPAIAPKPIPQAPLKSPAAFVSKSPSQLEKELEEMKTQFMGNNKPQPNKIQPPNPTPQPSSTNKIDEELEELKAKYLGNNNP, from the coding sequence ATGAGCTACTGCCTTAATCCCCACTGTCCCAAGCCTGAAAATCCCGATCATGTAAATTTTTGCGTGACTTGCGGTTCCAAGTTACTCCTCAAAGAACGTTACCGTGCGATCAAACCAATCGGACAAGGTGGTTTTGGCAAAACCTTCTTAGCTGTGGATGAGGATAAACCCTCAAAACCACGCTGCGTAATTAAGCAATTTTATCCCCAATCCCAAGGCACCAACACTCTTGCCAAAGCCGTAGAGTTATTTAACCAAGAAGCGGTGCAATTAGATGAATTGGGCAAACATCCTCAAATTCCAGAACTACTGGCATATTTTACCCAAGAAAATCGGCAGTATCTTGTACAAGAATTTATCGACGGACAAAACTTAGCTCAGGAATTGGCACATAGAGGTGCTTTTAGTGAAATACAAATCTGGCAATTACTAAGTGATTTATTACCAGTTTTGCAATTTTGTCATACTAGACACGTAATTCACCGCGATATTAAGCCAGAAAACATTATTTTACGCGAGAGCGATCGCAAACTAGTATTAGTAGATTTTGGTGCTGCTAAATCTGCTACTGGTACTGCCTTAAATAGAACTGGTACTAGTATTGGGAGTCCAGAATATGTTGCACCTGAACAAATGAGAGGTAGGGCTATTTTTGCCAGTGATATTTACAGTTTGGGTGCGACTTGTATTAATTTATTAACAGTGCGATCGCCTTTCGATTCTTATGATACCAATAACGATACATGGGTATGGCAGCAATACTTGCAAACTCCTATCAGTAATCAGTTGAATCGCATTCTCAACAAGATGCTAGAAAGTATCCCGATTCGACGTTATCAAACAGTAGACGAAGTTCTCAAAGACTTAAATCAAAAGTCGCAATTAGCAGCCACACCAGCGATTGCACCAAAACCTATCCCTCAAGCTCCACTCAAATCTCCAGCCGCTTTTGTATCGAAATCTCCGAGTCAACTTGAGAAAGAATTAGAGGAAATGAAAACCCAATTTATGGGTAACAACAAACCTCAACCAAATAAAATACAGCCACCCAACCCAACACCTCAGCCTTCTAGTACAAATAAAATAGATGAAGAGTTAGAAGAATTAAAAGCCAAATATCTTGGTAATAACAATCCCTAA
- a CDS encoding sugar ABC transporter permease, with amino-acid sequence MAAISNVQVTISLAELGLDDEELQKQVENLLPQLREVDGVEDADLVAVENAPQGTKSISGFVWGLLKAQVNASNIKSLFKFLSDRFGNKPIKIGVKAPDGRELNIEASSREEFEFALQKAQDFLNNKSNS; translated from the coding sequence ATGGCAGCAATATCTAACGTTCAGGTGACGATTTCTCTAGCTGAACTGGGTTTAGACGATGAGGAATTGCAAAAACAAGTAGAAAATTTGCTACCTCAGTTAAGAGAAGTGGATGGGGTAGAAGATGCAGATTTAGTTGCAGTGGAAAACGCACCCCAGGGTACAAAGAGTATCAGCGGCTTTGTGTGGGGATTGTTAAAAGCACAAGTTAACGCTTCTAATATCAAGAGTTTGTTTAAATTTTTGAGCGATCGCTTCGGCAACAAACCAATTAAAATCGGGGTGAAAGCGCCTGATGGCAGAGAACTCAATATCGAAGCCAGCAGTCGAGAAGAGTTTGAATTTGCGCTACAGAAAGCACAAGATTTTTTGAACAATAAGTCAAACAGCTAA
- a CDS encoding DUF3536 domain-containing protein, with translation MTSAAEMPASSGSTLTLHSDPKNAHETDPLRKANGVYVTVHGHFYQPPRENPYLDAIERQPSAAPFHDWNERIHWECYRPNAFARVLNDQGEVVGIVNNYEYFSFNIGPTLMSWLERYDVEVYQRILEADAKSSQRLHGHGNAIAQVYNHIIMPLANERDKYTQIRWGKEDFRSRFGRDPEGMWLAETGVDYATLEALVAEGIRFIILAPSQALRCRPIPTPDHPHPEWLEVGGSQIDSTRPYRCYLKPTLDTSSSPLSAINEGNGDSNHSRLPTPDSLPYIDIFFYDGPISRDMGFSDVVYNSSRFAGRIGSAVRGDHRQTQLISVATDGETFGHHKKGTEKTLAYAFTKEFPQQGWTVTNFAHYLSLNSPGWEVELKSVTAWSCAHGVDRWQDDCGCGGEGGVWHQKWRRPLRDALNWLRDQLTEVYEEHGRQLFRDPWQTRDEYIQVMRDRSATNVNRFLARHQTHKLTAAEQVDALRLLEMQRHALLMFTSCGWFFEEISRPEGTQILRYAGRALELAGEVAGVQLEKGFVKRLGLAPSNVDDFKHGGEIYRQLVLTAQLGFKQVAAHYAITSLFTNQKPAQTHNSLPRKDAADKQSQRYHKKVYCYAANELDYQMQRMGSLTLAVGNLKLVSEITWESEHLVFAVLHLGGWDFHCCIQQFTGRRDYSQLKEKLFGALKQASAAHTILAMTQLFGEEAFNLQNLFAEERHRIMRLLSEETLTRLGQLYTQAYRDNYGVLMAFHRDEIAVPQELQVAADIALGHRCLMTLRSLEQDIADPQKSWSHILELEAIATEAKHLRCRLSIPDGKQMLEQLIARSLWQLLHDANGSFNADIQLLERLIDVGDQLNIDISLQRSQELYFSCLHSQIAPVCITSVGNEGDNQCLQLLKLGKKLAVDVSMISNQLG, from the coding sequence ATGACTTCTGCTGCTGAAATGCCAGCTAGCTCTGGCTCAACGTTAACATTACATTCAGATCCCAAAAACGCTCACGAAACCGATCCCCTGAGAAAGGCTAATGGTGTTTATGTGACGGTGCATGGTCATTTTTACCAGCCACCAAGGGAAAACCCTTATCTGGACGCAATTGAACGCCAACCGAGCGCTGCGCCTTTCCATGACTGGAATGAGCGGATTCATTGGGAATGCTATCGTCCGAATGCCTTTGCCAGAGTCTTAAATGACCAAGGCGAAGTGGTGGGGATCGTCAACAATTATGAGTATTTCAGTTTTAATATTGGGCCAACGCTGATGTCGTGGCTAGAACGCTACGATGTAGAGGTTTATCAGCGGATTTTAGAGGCGGATGCCAAGAGTAGCCAACGGTTGCATGGTCACGGCAATGCGATCGCGCAAGTATACAATCACATCATCATGCCTCTGGCGAATGAACGCGACAAATACACCCAAATTCGCTGGGGTAAAGAAGACTTCCGCTCCCGCTTTGGACGTGATCCCGAAGGAATGTGGCTAGCAGAAACAGGTGTGGATTATGCCACCCTCGAAGCTCTGGTTGCTGAGGGTATTCGCTTCATTATCCTTGCACCATCTCAAGCACTGCGTTGCCGTCCCATCCCTACTCCAGATCATCCTCATCCTGAATGGCTCGAAGTCGGCGGTAGTCAGATTGATTCCACCCGTCCTTATCGTTGTTATTTGAAGCCCACACTAGATACTTCATCTTCACCTCTGAGTGCGATTAATGAGGGGAATGGGGATAGTAACCACTCCCGACTCCCGACTCCCGACTCCCTCCCCTACATTGATATCTTCTTCTACGATGGCCCGATATCGCGGGATATGGGTTTTAGTGATGTTGTTTATAATTCCAGTCGCTTTGCTGGACGTATCGGTTCAGCAGTCCGTGGGGATCATCGTCAAACACAGTTAATCTCTGTGGCGACAGATGGGGAAACCTTTGGACATCACAAAAAGGGAACTGAGAAAACTTTAGCCTACGCCTTTACTAAAGAGTTTCCTCAACAGGGTTGGACTGTAACGAACTTCGCCCATTACCTCAGCTTAAATTCTCCCGGTTGGGAAGTGGAATTAAAGTCAGTCACAGCCTGGAGTTGCGCCCACGGTGTAGACAGATGGCAAGATGACTGTGGTTGCGGTGGAGAAGGTGGTGTTTGGCATCAGAAATGGCGTCGTCCCTTGCGGGATGCCTTAAATTGGCTGCGGGATCAGCTAACAGAGGTGTATGAGGAACATGGTAGGCAGTTATTTCGTGATCCCTGGCAAACACGAGATGAATATATCCAAGTGATGCGCGATCGCTCTGCTACCAATGTCAACCGTTTCCTAGCCCGTCATCAAACCCACAAACTAACCGCCGCCGAACAAGTAGACGCTCTGCGTCTATTGGAAATGCAGCGTCACGCTTTGTTGATGTTCACTAGTTGCGGTTGGTTTTTTGAAGAAATTTCCCGTCCAGAGGGGACACAAATTCTGCGCTATGCCGGCCGTGCTTTGGAATTGGCAGGGGAAGTGGCTGGTGTGCAGTTGGAAAAAGGCTTCGTCAAACGTCTTGGTTTAGCCCCCAGCAATGTGGATGATTTCAAACACGGTGGCGAAATTTATCGGCAACTCGTGTTAACTGCCCAGCTTGGCTTTAAGCAAGTAGCAGCCCATTACGCTATTACTTCTCTGTTTACAAATCAGAAACCAGCACAGACGCACAATTCTTTGCCTAGAAAAGATGCTGCTGATAAACAGTCTCAGCGTTACCACAAAAAAGTTTATTGCTACGCTGCCAATGAGCTAGATTACCAGATGCAACGGATGGGATCGCTAACTCTGGCTGTGGGAAATTTAAAGCTGGTATCAGAGATTACTTGGGAAAGCGAGCATTTGGTATTTGCGGTTCTCCATTTAGGAGGCTGGGATTTCCACTGCTGTATTCAACAATTTACTGGACGGCGTGACTACAGCCAATTAAAAGAAAAGCTGTTCGGCGCACTAAAACAAGCTAGCGCGGCTCATACTATCTTGGCGATGACACAGCTATTTGGCGAAGAAGCTTTTAACTTGCAAAATCTATTTGCTGAAGAACGCCACCGGATTATGCGGCTGCTGAGTGAGGAAACACTGACGCGTTTAGGACAGTTGTATACCCAAGCATACCGTGATAATTATGGTGTGCTGATGGCGTTTCATCGAGATGAAATAGCAGTCCCGCAAGAATTGCAGGTAGCAGCAGATATTGCTTTAGGGCATCGTTGTTTGATGACATTGCGATCGCTAGAGCAAGATATCGCTGATCCCCAAAAGAGTTGGAGTCACATCTTAGAATTGGAGGCGATCGCAACTGAAGCAAAACATCTGCGTTGTCGGCTGAGTATTCCCGACGGTAAACAGATGTTAGAACAGTTAATTGCGCGATCGCTCTGGCAATTGTTGCACGATGCTAATGGTAGCTTTAATGCAGATATCCAACTATTGGAGCGATTGATTGATGTCGGGGATCAACTAAATATTGACATTTCCCTACAGCGATCGCAGGAACTATACTTTAGTTGTCTGCACAGTCAGATCGCGCCGGTGTGTATTACTAGCGTTGGGAATGAAGGAGATAATCAGTGTCTTCAGTTGCTCAAGTTGGGTAAAAAGTTAGCCGTTGATGTCAGCATGATCTCAAATCAGTTGGGATAG
- the cax gene encoding calcium/proton exchanger, whose product MSTKNIILFALLLFIPISVAAHFLEWGELIVFITAGLAILPLAAWMGTATEEIAVVVGPSLGGLLNATFGNATELIIALVALNAGLIDVVKASITGSIISNLLLVMGFSMLLGGLRYKEQTFQPIVARVNADSMNLAVIAMLMPTAMNYTSQGINEQTLQNFSIAVAVVLILVYALTLLFSMKTHSYLYDVGVAETEEEEIPHAKPNMMLWIGVLLVCTLLVAFESEMLVDSLEVATSQLGLTALFTGVILVPIVGNAAEHATAVTVAMKNKMDLSLSVAVGSSMQIALFVAPVLVIAGRIMGKPMDLDFQPFELVAVVASVLIANSISSDGKSNWLEGTLLLATYTVLGFAFYFHPVIEGIG is encoded by the coding sequence ATGTCAACCAAAAACATTATTCTTTTCGCTTTATTACTGTTTATCCCGATTTCTGTAGCGGCCCACTTTCTGGAATGGGGAGAATTGATAGTTTTCATTACAGCTGGATTAGCAATTCTGCCCTTAGCAGCTTGGATGGGTACAGCTACAGAAGAAATTGCTGTCGTAGTCGGGCCATCATTGGGGGGCTTGTTAAACGCCACCTTTGGCAATGCTACAGAACTAATCATCGCCCTAGTGGCGCTGAACGCTGGGTTAATAGATGTAGTCAAAGCCAGTATCACGGGATCAATTATTAGCAACTTACTACTGGTGATGGGTTTTTCCATGCTTTTGGGAGGACTGCGCTACAAAGAACAGACATTTCAGCCAATTGTGGCGCGGGTGAATGCTGATTCGATGAATTTGGCGGTGATTGCCATGTTGATGCCAACGGCAATGAATTATACCTCTCAAGGAATTAACGAACAAACACTGCAAAATTTTTCTATTGCTGTTGCTGTGGTGTTAATCCTGGTTTATGCGCTAACGCTGCTATTTTCGATGAAAACCCACTCCTATCTTTATGATGTGGGTGTAGCAGAGACAGAAGAAGAGGAAATCCCTCATGCTAAACCAAATATGATGTTGTGGATTGGTGTCTTGCTAGTATGTACCTTACTGGTAGCATTTGAGTCAGAAATGTTAGTTGATTCTCTGGAAGTGGCCACATCTCAGCTAGGTTTGACGGCGCTGTTTACAGGGGTGATTTTGGTTCCCATTGTCGGTAACGCGGCTGAACACGCTACAGCAGTCACCGTGGCAATGAAAAATAAAATGGATCTTTCCCTTTCGGTAGCGGTGGGATCAAGTATGCAGATTGCCTTGTTTGTTGCGCCCGTGTTGGTGATCGCAGGGCGGATAATGGGTAAACCAATGGATTTAGATTTCCAACCCTTTGAATTAGTAGCTGTGGTTGCGTCGGTGTTGATTGCAAACAGTATTAGTTCTGATGGTAAGTCCAATTGGCTGGAAGGCACTTTGTTATTAGCTACCTATACAGTGTTGGGATTCGCCTTCTACTTCCATCCGGTTATAGAAGGTATAGGCTAG
- the avd gene encoding diversity-generating retroelement protein Avd yields the protein MSDLPKIQKTYDLIKWYVPILNRLPRDHKFLLGNRIITELYDLLDVLIIARYAKQKLAHLELLNSKLDILRYQTRLLLEFDLIKTERYEYAQKLLNDIGNDLGGWIKQQKIKPSISN from the coding sequence ATGAGTGATTTACCAAAAATACAAAAAACTTACGATTTAATCAAGTGGTATGTGCCAATTTTAAATCGGCTTCCTAGAGATCATAAATTTTTGCTAGGAAATCGGATTATTACAGAACTATACGATTTATTAGATGTTCTGATCATAGCACGGTATGCTAAACAGAAATTAGCCCATTTAGAATTATTGAATAGTAAACTAGATATTTTACGTTATCAAACTCGTCTACTTTTAGAATTTGACTTAATTAAGACAGAGCGTTATGAATATGCTCAAAAACTTTTAAATGATATTGGCAATGATTTGGGTGGATGGATAAAACAGCAAAAAATTAAACCAAGTATTTCCAATTAA
- the gndA gene encoding NADP-dependent phosphogluconate dehydrogenase has translation MTLQSFGVIGLAVMGENIALNVERNGFPIAVYNRSREKTDAFMAQRATGRNVKAAFTLEEFVALLERPRKILVMVQAGKPVDAVIAQLKPLLEEGDIIIDGGNSWFEDTERRTQELEPAGLRYLGMGVSGGEEGALNGPSLMPGGTTSSYEFLSPIFNKIAAQVDDGPCVTYIGPGGSGHYVKMVHNGIEYGDMQLIAEAYDLLKNVAGLNPSQLHDVFAEWNTTDELDSFLIEITKNIFPYIDPDTNKPLVDLIVDAAGQKGTGRWTVQTALELGVAIPTITAAVNARIISSIKDERVAASKVLTGPSGKYDGQTKDFINKVRDALYCSKICSYAQGMALLSTASKTYNWNLDLGEMARIWKGGCIIRARFLNKIKKAFSENPALPNLLLAPEFKQTILDRQTAWREVIATAATVGIPVPAFSASLDYFDSYRRDRLPQNLTQAQRDYFGAHTYLRLDKPGSFHTEWVPIAEAGK, from the coding sequence ATGACACTACAAAGCTTTGGTGTGATTGGATTAGCCGTTATGGGTGAGAACATCGCTCTCAACGTGGAGCGCAATGGCTTCCCAATTGCAGTTTACAACCGCTCCCGAGAAAAAACGGATGCGTTTATGGCGCAACGTGCTACAGGACGGAACGTCAAAGCCGCCTTTACTCTAGAAGAATTCGTTGCCTTATTGGAACGTCCCCGCAAAATTCTAGTAATGGTGCAAGCTGGTAAGCCAGTGGATGCGGTGATTGCTCAACTCAAACCCTTGTTAGAGGAAGGCGATATCATTATCGACGGTGGCAACTCTTGGTTTGAAGATACGGAACGACGCACTCAGGAATTAGAACCGGCTGGGCTTCGGTATCTTGGTATGGGTGTCAGTGGCGGTGAAGAAGGGGCATTGAATGGCCCATCTCTGATGCCTGGAGGTACAACAAGCTCTTACGAGTTTCTATCACCAATTTTCAACAAAATTGCTGCCCAAGTTGATGATGGCCCTTGTGTAACCTACATTGGCCCTGGTGGTTCTGGCCACTATGTCAAAATGGTACACAACGGCATTGAGTATGGCGATATGCAGCTAATTGCTGAAGCCTACGACTTGCTGAAAAATGTCGCTGGATTAAACCCCAGTCAGCTACATGATGTGTTTGCTGAATGGAATACCACCGATGAACTCGATTCATTTTTGATTGAGATTACGAAGAATATCTTCCCATATATTGACCCAGACACAAATAAACCCCTGGTGGATTTGATTGTTGACGCAGCCGGTCAAAAGGGAACTGGACGCTGGACTGTACAAACTGCATTGGAATTGGGAGTTGCTATTCCTACAATTACAGCAGCAGTTAATGCCCGGATTATATCTTCGATTAAAGATGAGCGGGTTGCAGCATCTAAAGTCCTCACAGGCCCCAGTGGCAAGTATGACGGGCAAACCAAGGACTTTATCAACAAAGTACGTGATGCTCTCTATTGCTCAAAAATCTGTTCTTATGCTCAAGGGATGGCGTTGCTATCCACAGCTTCAAAAACATATAACTGGAATTTGGATCTGGGCGAAATGGCGCGGATTTGGAAAGGTGGTTGTATTATTCGCGCTCGCTTTTTGAATAAGATTAAGAAGGCTTTTAGCGAAAATCCAGCTTTGCCTAACTTGCTGTTAGCTCCCGAATTTAAGCAGACAATTCTTGACAGACAAACTGCTTGGCGGGAAGTGATTGCGACAGCTGCAACAGTGGGAATTCCAGTACCCGCGTTTAGCGCATCCTTGGATTATTTTGACAGCTATCGCCGCGATCGCTTACCTCAAAATCTAACTCAAGCACAACGCGACTACTTTGGCGCACATACTTACCTGCGTCTTGACAAGCCCGGAAGCTTCCACACTGAATGGGTTCCTATTGCTGAAGCTGGGAAGTAA